From the Deltaproteobacteria bacterium genome, the window TGATGGCCCCGTGCTCCGTGAAAACGAGGGGAAAGGCAGTCGAATGTTTCAATCGGGCGAACCGGTCACAGTTTGTGACCAGTTCCGTTTTTTCTTCCACCGTAAGACGAAAGGCGAAGTCTTCTGGAAACCGTTCCGCGTTTCGCTTTATGGCTTGATTGAGCGCATTCGTCGGGATTCCGTAGACTTCCGCGAGGTCCGTGTCGACCATCACCCGGTGCCCGCGGATGTACAGGATCCGGGTCTCGACGCGTTCCATCGGTACGGTCATCGGTCTGTTCCTCCCGCTTGAATGGTTTCCATCCTGAGGGGAGCATCTACCGTGCCGGCGGGGCCGTGATGCGCGAACGCCCCGGGCGGAGGCGTTCGAGGCTGTTGCCCCCGGCGCTCCTCGGCACGATCCATGGAAATCCGGACTGCGCGGGGGGCGGGGAAAGATAGGGGGTACTGCGGCCAGGAGTCGTTCCAGGTCTGTCCCACTTCAACGGTAGTTCGCAGGAACGTCCCTGTTCAACGGTTTCGATGAGTGTCCCGGTTCTTGGCGAGTTCTAAGGACGTCCCGGTTCTTGGGGTTGGGCGGCCGGAAACGGACGCCCCGCTCATTCCGTGTTGAGATTCCGCACGCGAATTCGGGAAGGCTCGACGACGACAATTGATAAAGCCAGCCTTTGTTCGGAGATTGTTGCAAACATCCTGTCCAACGACTCGCAGATCGCGTTAAGCTTCCAGTCTGCT encodes:
- a CDS encoding ORF6N domain-containing protein, with product MTVPMERVETRILYIRGHRVMVDTDLAEVYGIPTNALNQAIKRNAERFPEDFAFRLTVEEKTELVTNCDRFARLKHSTAFPLVFTEHGAI